In Juglans regia cultivar Chandler chromosome 13, Walnut 2.0, whole genome shotgun sequence, the following proteins share a genomic window:
- the LOC108993311 gene encoding uncharacterized protein LOC108993311 isoform X2, whose translation MAMAMHAKSDSEVTSVDQGLSPPRSPRRPVYFVQSPSNHDVEKMSYGSSPMGSPHHYYHCSPIHHSRESSTSRFSASLKNPRNPSAWKKIQKEPQSDDDCDDDDHEGGVFEGPCRRVRLYFFFVFLFLLLFTIFSLILWGASKSYEPKVFVKNLVFENFNIQAGNDHSGVPTDMLSLNSTVKLLYRNPATFFGVHVTATPFELHYYRLQLASGEYGPSEGLLGVGSDCSWFCHVGRWDAAEEIEFDWYFLYYIA comes from the exons ATGGCGATGGCAATGCACGCGAAGTCAGACTCGGAGGTGACGAGCGTGGACCAGGGTTTGTCACCGCCGCGCTCTCCTCGGAGGCCCGTCTACTTCGTGCAGAGTCCCTCGAACCACGACGTCGAAAAAATGTCTTACGGTTCGAGCCCCATGGGCTCCCCCCACCACTACTACCACTGCTCGCCGATCCACCACTCTCGCGAGTCCTCCACCTCGCGGTTCTCCGCGTCCCTCAAGAACCCCAGAAACCCATCCGCCTGGAAGAAGATACAGAAAGAGCCACAGTCTGACGACGACTGCGACGATGACGACCACGAAGGTGGAGTCTTCGAGGGTCCGTGCCGCAGAGTGAGGCTGTACTTCTTCTTCGTTTTTCTCTTCCTGCTGCTTTTCACGATCTTCTCATTGATTCTGTGGGGTGCGAGCAAGAGTTACGAGCCTAAAGTATTCGTTAAG AACCTAGTTTTCGAGAACTTCAACATACAGGCGGGGAATGATCACTCAGGGGTACCAACAGATATGCTCTCGTTGAATTCGACGGTCAAACTCTTGTACAGAAATCCAGCCACGTTCTTCGGCGTCCATGTCACGGCCACCCCTTTCGAACTTCACTATTACCGGCTCCAACTTGCCTCGGGAGAG TATGGTCCTTCAGAAGGTCTTCTTGGAGTGGGGTCAGACTGTTCTTGGTTTTGTCATGTTGGGAGGTGGGACGCAGCAgaagaaattgaatttgattggTACTTTCTTTATTATATTGCCTGA
- the LOC108993311 gene encoding uncharacterized protein LOC108993311 isoform X1: MAMAMHAKSDSEVTSVDQGLSPPRSPRRPVYFVQSPSNHDVEKMSYGSSPMGSPHHYYHCSPIHHSRESSTSRFSASLKNPRNPSAWKKIQKEPQSDDDCDDDDHEGGVFEGPCRRVRLYFFFVFLFLLLFTIFSLILWGASKSYEPKVFVKNLVFENFNIQAGNDHSGVPTDMLSLNSTVKLLYRNPATFFGVHVTATPFELHYYRLQLASGEMKKFYQPRKSQRAAVTVVLGHQVPLYGGISAIPSVRDHHEKVAIPMNLTFVMRSRAYILGRLVKSKFYTRVRCSVTLRGSKLGKPHNLTHSCIYH, from the exons ATGGCGATGGCAATGCACGCGAAGTCAGACTCGGAGGTGACGAGCGTGGACCAGGGTTTGTCACCGCCGCGCTCTCCTCGGAGGCCCGTCTACTTCGTGCAGAGTCCCTCGAACCACGACGTCGAAAAAATGTCTTACGGTTCGAGCCCCATGGGCTCCCCCCACCACTACTACCACTGCTCGCCGATCCACCACTCTCGCGAGTCCTCCACCTCGCGGTTCTCCGCGTCCCTCAAGAACCCCAGAAACCCATCCGCCTGGAAGAAGATACAGAAAGAGCCACAGTCTGACGACGACTGCGACGATGACGACCACGAAGGTGGAGTCTTCGAGGGTCCGTGCCGCAGAGTGAGGCTGTACTTCTTCTTCGTTTTTCTCTTCCTGCTGCTTTTCACGATCTTCTCATTGATTCTGTGGGGTGCGAGCAAGAGTTACGAGCCTAAAGTATTCGTTAAG AACCTAGTTTTCGAGAACTTCAACATACAGGCGGGGAATGATCACTCAGGGGTACCAACAGATATGCTCTCGTTGAATTCGACGGTCAAACTCTTGTACAGAAATCCAGCCACGTTCTTCGGCGTCCATGTCACGGCCACCCCTTTCGAACTTCACTATTACCGGCTCCAACTTGCCTCGGGAGAG ATGAAAAAGTTCTATCAGCCAAGGAAGAGTCAGCGAGCCGCAGTGACGGTGGTTCTAGGGCATCAAGTGCCACTCTATGGTGGGATTTCGGCAATCCCAAGCGTGAGAGACCACCATGAGAAAGTAGCCATTCCTATGAACTTGACATTTGTGATGAGGTCGAGGGCCTACATTCTGGGTAGACTAGTAAAGTCTAAGTTTTATACAAGAGTCCGATGCTCTGTAACTCTTAGAGGCAGTAAACTGGGCAAACCCCATAATTTGACACATTCATGTATCTATCATTGA
- the LOC108993316 gene encoding lysine histidine transporter-like 8 isoform X2: protein MGELVLEANYNYGPADIVPIHPSNGTKSLEDHLVLQNEQEAWLPITESRNGNTFSVTFHLLCSGFGMQALLLPVAFGTLGWAWGVTCWLLAYVWQLYTICLLVRLHQPLPGSVRYSRYLQLAIAAFGAKLGKLLAIFPTMYLSGGTCAMLIITGGGTLKLLFKTMCNGEATCLAKSLSGAEWFLVFTCMAILIAQLPNLNSLTGLSLIGAITAVLYSTMIWVLSIHKGKPSGVSYSPPEIANSDMSKISNILNALGIIALAFRGHNLVLEIQGTLPSSPKHSSHKPMCKGVAVSYLIIAMCQLPLAIAGFWVYGNKVPYNGGLLTAFSQVHGPNTSKYTMGFIYILFLANCLCTFQVYAMPVFDNLEARYTSKKKQRCPRWVRIGIRLFFGGLIFFVAVAFPFLGSLAPLIGGITLPLTLAYPCFMWLSMKKPRPNGFVWCLNLGLGCFGVVFSVLLAVAAAWTLADKGLTANFLKP from the exons ATGGGAGAGCTGGTTTTGGAAGCAAATTATAATTACGGACCTGCAGACATAGTGCCTATCCACCCTTCCAATGGTACCAAAAGCCTAGAAGATCATCTGGTGTTGCAG AACGAACAAGAAGCTTGGCTTCCCATCACTGAATCCAGGAATGGCAACACCTTTTCTGTCACCTTTCATTTACTCTGCTCTGGGTTTGGAATGCAGGCCCTTTTGCTTCCTGTTGCATTTGGCACACTTGGATG GGCATGGGGCGTCACATGTTGGTTACTAGCATACGTGTGGCAGCTCTACACCATATGTCTTCTCGTCCGCCTCCACCAACCACTCCCTGGATCAGTCCGCTACAGCAGATATCTTCAACTTGCTATTGCTGCATTCG gtgCAAAGCTAGGGAAATTGCTCGCCATATTCCCGACGATGTATTTATCTGGGGGCACTTGTGCCATGCTGATCATCACTGGTGGTGGGACCCTGAAGCTCTTGTTCAAAACCATGTGTAATGGTGAGGCCACTTGTCTTGCCAAGTCATTGAGCGGTGCAGAGTGGTTCTTGGTGTTTACGTGCATGGCAATTCTTATAGCCCAGTTGCCAAACCTCAACTCTCTGACCGGCCTGTCTCTGATCGGGGCCATCACTGCCGTCCTCTATTCTACTATGATTTGGGTTCTCTCCATCCACAAGGGAAAGCCCAGTGGCGTCTCCTACAGTCCCCCAGAGATTGCCAACTCTGACATGAGCAAAATAAGCAATATTCTCAATGCTCTTGGGATCATTGCTCTTGCTTTCAGAGGTCATAATCTTGTTCTTGAGATACAG GGAACATTGCCTTCGAGTCCAAAACACTCATCCCATAAGCCAATGTGCAAAGGAGTGGCAGTATCTTATCTAATAATTGCCATGTGCCAACTTCCCCTCGCAATCGCTGGATTTTGGGTTTATGGAAACAAG GTACCTTATAATGGAGGATTGCTGACTGCCTTTTCGCAAGTCCACGGACCCAACACCTCGAAGTACACGATGGGCTTCATCTACATACTATTTTTGGCGAACTGCTTATGTACATTCCAAGTCTACGCCATGCCAGTTTTTGACAACTTGGAAGCCAGGTACACATCCAAGAAGAAGCAGCGCTGCCCGAGGTGGGTTCGCATAGGGATCCGGCTGTTCTTTGGAGGGCTGATTTTCTTTGTAGCAGTGGCTTTTCCATTCTTGGGAAGCTTAGCTCCTCTGATTGGAGGTATCACGTTGCCTTTGACGCTTGCTTATCCCTGTTTCATGTGGCTTTCCATGAAGAAACCGCGCCCGAATGGTTTCGTGTGGTGTCTAAACTTGGGGCTCGGTTGCTTCGGCGTTGTTTTTAGTGTTCTTTTAGCTGTTGCAGCCGCCTGGACTTTAGCCGACAAAGGCTTAACTGCCAATTTCCTCAAGCCTTGA
- the LOC108993316 gene encoding lysine histidine transporter-like 8 isoform X1 yields the protein MGELVLEANYNYGPADIVPIHPSNGTKSLEDHLVLQVITSNINITNSLVSREISRTGSKDWQGYEQNEQEAWLPITESRNGNTFSVTFHLLCSGFGMQALLLPVAFGTLGWAWGVTCWLLAYVWQLYTICLLVRLHQPLPGSVRYSRYLQLAIAAFGAKLGKLLAIFPTMYLSGGTCAMLIITGGGTLKLLFKTMCNGEATCLAKSLSGAEWFLVFTCMAILIAQLPNLNSLTGLSLIGAITAVLYSTMIWVLSIHKGKPSGVSYSPPEIANSDMSKISNILNALGIIALAFRGHNLVLEIQGTLPSSPKHSSHKPMCKGVAVSYLIIAMCQLPLAIAGFWVYGNKVPYNGGLLTAFSQVHGPNTSKYTMGFIYILFLANCLCTFQVYAMPVFDNLEARYTSKKKQRCPRWVRIGIRLFFGGLIFFVAVAFPFLGSLAPLIGGITLPLTLAYPCFMWLSMKKPRPNGFVWCLNLGLGCFGVVFSVLLAVAAAWTLADKGLTANFLKP from the exons ATGGGAGAGCTGGTTTTGGAAGCAAATTATAATTACGGACCTGCAGACATAGTGCCTATCCACCCTTCCAATGGTACCAAAAGCCTAGAAGATCATCTGGTGTTGCAGGTAATTACCAGTAACATCAATATTACAAATAGTCTAGTCTCGAGAGAGATTTCTCGTACTGGATCTAAAGATTGGCAAGGTTACGAGCAGAACGAACAAGAAGCTTGGCTTCCCATCACTGAATCCAGGAATGGCAACACCTTTTCTGTCACCTTTCATTTACTCTGCTCTGGGTTTGGAATGCAGGCCCTTTTGCTTCCTGTTGCATTTGGCACACTTGGATG GGCATGGGGCGTCACATGTTGGTTACTAGCATACGTGTGGCAGCTCTACACCATATGTCTTCTCGTCCGCCTCCACCAACCACTCCCTGGATCAGTCCGCTACAGCAGATATCTTCAACTTGCTATTGCTGCATTCG gtgCAAAGCTAGGGAAATTGCTCGCCATATTCCCGACGATGTATTTATCTGGGGGCACTTGTGCCATGCTGATCATCACTGGTGGTGGGACCCTGAAGCTCTTGTTCAAAACCATGTGTAATGGTGAGGCCACTTGTCTTGCCAAGTCATTGAGCGGTGCAGAGTGGTTCTTGGTGTTTACGTGCATGGCAATTCTTATAGCCCAGTTGCCAAACCTCAACTCTCTGACCGGCCTGTCTCTGATCGGGGCCATCACTGCCGTCCTCTATTCTACTATGATTTGGGTTCTCTCCATCCACAAGGGAAAGCCCAGTGGCGTCTCCTACAGTCCCCCAGAGATTGCCAACTCTGACATGAGCAAAATAAGCAATATTCTCAATGCTCTTGGGATCATTGCTCTTGCTTTCAGAGGTCATAATCTTGTTCTTGAGATACAG GGAACATTGCCTTCGAGTCCAAAACACTCATCCCATAAGCCAATGTGCAAAGGAGTGGCAGTATCTTATCTAATAATTGCCATGTGCCAACTTCCCCTCGCAATCGCTGGATTTTGGGTTTATGGAAACAAG GTACCTTATAATGGAGGATTGCTGACTGCCTTTTCGCAAGTCCACGGACCCAACACCTCGAAGTACACGATGGGCTTCATCTACATACTATTTTTGGCGAACTGCTTATGTACATTCCAAGTCTACGCCATGCCAGTTTTTGACAACTTGGAAGCCAGGTACACATCCAAGAAGAAGCAGCGCTGCCCGAGGTGGGTTCGCATAGGGATCCGGCTGTTCTTTGGAGGGCTGATTTTCTTTGTAGCAGTGGCTTTTCCATTCTTGGGAAGCTTAGCTCCTCTGATTGGAGGTATCACGTTGCCTTTGACGCTTGCTTATCCCTGTTTCATGTGGCTTTCCATGAAGAAACCGCGCCCGAATGGTTTCGTGTGGTGTCTAAACTTGGGGCTCGGTTGCTTCGGCGTTGTTTTTAGTGTTCTTTTAGCTGTTGCAGCCGCCTGGACTTTAGCCGACAAAGGCTTAACTGCCAATTTCCTCAAGCCTTGA